A portion of the Lolium rigidum isolate FL_2022 chromosome 1, APGP_CSIRO_Lrig_0.1, whole genome shotgun sequence genome contains these proteins:
- the LOC124683099 gene encoding DNA-directed RNA polymerase III subunit rpc6-like, with the protein MPPRKRPLEPSSGMPPPPDVKPVIPAAKPAAAPSPADAPEIPPISAAILNNLPPSERDVYKRVYLAGNKGMWSQDLRRATQLTTASLSKSTRALVQRGILKEVTDVRHRAKKVFMDARIEPAPEITGGTWYHNGQLDTDAVAAVRRRCLDQIDRLGAATPDMVHKGVERDDPRAGYTIDQIRDILQTMALDRVLEERKSTGEGEFSAVRAGRVCYRRGGAPQGGMMEGIPCGVCPRMDECSPDGVISPTTCVYYKKWLQMDF; encoded by the coding sequence ATGCCGCCACGCAAGCGCCCCCTAGAACCGTCCTCGGGCATGCCACCACCACCGGACGTCAAGCCCGTCATCCCCGCGGCGAagcccgccgccgctccctccCCCGCCGACGCGCCGGAGATACCGCCCATCTCCGCCGCCATCCTCAACAACCTGCCCCCGTCGGAGCGCGACGTCTACAAGCGCGTCTACCTGGCGGGCAACAAGGGCATGTGGAGCCAGGACCTGCGGCGCGCGACGCAGCTGACCACGGCCAGCCTCAGCAAGTCCACCCGCGCGCTGGTCCAGCGGGGCATCCTCAAGGAGGTCACGGACGTGCGCCACCGCGCCAAGAAGGTGTTCATGGACGCGCGCATCGAGCCCGCCCCGGAGATCACCGGCGGCACCTGGTACCACAACGGCCAGCTCGAcaccgacgccgtcgccgccgtgcgCCGCAGGTGCCTCGACCAGATCGACAGGCTCGGCGCCGCCACCCCCGACATGGTCCACAAGGGCGTCGAGCGGGACGACCCCAGGGCCGGCTACACCATCGACCAGATCAGGGACATCCTGCAGACCATGGCGCTCGACAGGGTGCTGGAGGAGCGCAAGAGCACTGGGGAGGGGGAGTTCAGCGCGGTCAGGGCCGGAAGGGTCTGCTACCGGAGGGGCGGCGCGCCGCAGGGTGGTATGATGGAGGGGATCCCCTGTGGGGTCTGCCCCAGGATGGACGAGTGCTCGCCGGATGGGGTCATCTCGCCCACCACCTGCGTCTACTACAAGAAGTGGCTGCAAATGGACTTCTAG